In Geotalea uraniireducens, one genomic interval encodes:
- a CDS encoding acyl-CoA carboxylase subunit beta, which translates to MSKKAIKPSLKNPFDPPEKVEFTIPGEISRATGGYEEAMKEGYDLIQRPTKSVSIDQIEKQHFKKRMTVWERIRVLTEKEPNILFQNWGKNLDGASLVTGILNVQGRDVAIYGHDFTVRAGSMDATNGKKLARLFQMAGEKGIPLIGMNDSAGAFVPAGVGGLDGYAEAFTALRKISGVVPSIMCMFGFNAGGGSYLPRQGSFVIQPNDTFFGLTGPGVVKSVLGEDITPEELGGPKVHGQSGVADITVADEVAALRTAIMLLNYLPDNNSVMAPFQPTSDPLERKTWEINTLLKKAFNSPTGFNTPFDVSIIIQQICDHGDYFEIQPDRARNAITAFGRLGGNVVGFVANNSAVDSGQIDVDAAFKIARFNRFCNIYNIPIIFMEDTTGFLPGREQEARGIVHAGRAMLDSIVDIRTPRILLIIRNAFGGAYASYNNYPTGADLVLALPTTRLAVMGPAGKEFVYKDELRKLRNSVAERVKNGIQQRVEAGVKEDQAKKDAEKEAADWLKAREAELNLRYEKELMNPKEALSLGSISSIVMPTDLRQVLGENLNFLLRHYTPSPMQSVQREFH; encoded by the coding sequence ATGTCCAAGAAAGCAATCAAACCTTCACTCAAGAACCCGTTTGATCCCCCCGAGAAAGTTGAATTCACCATTCCGGGCGAGATCTCCCGCGCCACTGGCGGCTATGAAGAGGCGATGAAAGAAGGCTACGACCTGATCCAGCGGCCGACCAAGTCGGTCAGCATCGATCAGATCGAAAAGCAGCACTTCAAAAAACGGATGACCGTCTGGGAAAGAATCCGCGTCCTTACCGAGAAGGAACCGAACATCCTCTTCCAGAACTGGGGAAAGAACCTTGATGGCGCCTCGCTGGTCACCGGCATCCTCAACGTCCAAGGTCGCGACGTCGCCATTTACGGCCATGACTTTACCGTGCGGGCCGGTTCGATGGACGCTACCAACGGTAAGAAGCTGGCCCGGCTGTTTCAGATGGCCGGCGAGAAGGGTATCCCGCTGATCGGCATGAACGACAGCGCCGGGGCGTTCGTCCCGGCTGGCGTCGGCGGCCTCGACGGCTACGCCGAAGCGTTTACCGCCCTGCGGAAGATCAGCGGCGTCGTGCCGAGCATCATGTGCATGTTCGGTTTCAATGCCGGCGGCGGCAGCTATCTCCCCCGCCAGGGAAGCTTCGTCATCCAGCCCAACGACACTTTCTTCGGGCTGACCGGCCCCGGCGTCGTCAAATCGGTACTCGGCGAAGACATCACCCCGGAAGAGCTCGGCGGCCCCAAAGTGCACGGGCAGTCCGGCGTTGCCGACATCACCGTTGCCGATGAGGTTGCGGCCCTGCGGACCGCCATCATGCTGCTGAACTATCTTCCAGACAACAACAGCGTCATGGCGCCGTTCCAACCGACGAGCGACCCGCTCGAGCGCAAGACCTGGGAGATCAACACCCTGCTCAAGAAGGCATTCAACTCGCCGACCGGCTTCAATACCCCGTTCGACGTATCGATCATCATCCAGCAGATTTGCGACCATGGCGATTACTTCGAAATCCAGCCGGACCGGGCGCGCAATGCCATCACCGCTTTCGGCCGCCTCGGCGGCAACGTCGTCGGTTTCGTCGCCAACAACAGCGCCGTCGACTCGGGCCAGATCGATGTGGACGCCGCCTTCAAGATTGCCCGGTTCAACCGGTTCTGCAACATCTACAACATCCCGATCATCTTCATGGAAGATACCACCGGCTTCCTGCCGGGCCGGGAACAGGAAGCCCGCGGCATTGTCCATGCCGGCCGGGCAATGCTCGACTCGATCGTCGACATCCGGACTCCCCGCATCCTGTTGATCATTCGCAACGCCTTCGGTGGCGCCTACGCTTCCTACAACAACTACCCGACCGGCGCCGACCTGGTGCTGGCCCTGCCGACCACGCGACTGGCGGTCATGGGTCCGGCCGGCAAAGAGTTCGTGTACAAGGATGAACTGCGCAAGCTGCGCAACTCGGTCGCCGAGCGGGTCAAGAACGGCATTCAGCAGCGGGTCGAAGCCGGGGTGAAAGAAGATCAGGCCAAGAAGGACGCGGAAAAGGAAGCGGCCGATTGGCTGAAAGCCCGGGAAGCCGAGCTCAATCTGCGCTACGAGAAGGAGCTGATGAATCCGAAGGAAGCCCTCAGCCTCGGCTCCATTTCCTCCATCGTCATGCCGACGGACCTCCGCCAGGTGTTGGGCGAGAACCTGAACTTCCTGCTCAGGCACTATACCCCGTCACCGATGCAGAGCGTGCAGCGCGAGTTCCACTAA
- a CDS encoding ATP phosphoribosyltransferase regulatory subunit has product MTKPPTTEASLPKGVTDFLPEKADKIGYIESKIRKVFELWGFRRIITPLLEFQHVMAAGLGEELKEKTFRFDDRHTGKLLAIPSDITPQVARIVATRMKGYPLPHRLYYNGRVLRHAELQSGRSREIFQAGVELIGLDSPEADAEMVAMAVEVLRSLGFEDFKIDLGHVGFFRGIMSASGLGSTSSLHQLLEAISKKDASAVRALLDTEQLPDSVKEELSALPRLFGGREVLATAQRVATNDASRQALDNIARVLDILDIHGISKYLTIDLGEIRGLYYHSGLTFEGFVAGLGEAACSGGRYDNLTARYGFPAPATGFAFNILSLLSALEKQPDVEASKTRDFLIFNMMPDLREALAIAQHLRTLGYSTARDIIHRDLEASLDYARRMNILRVLVIGGDLCADDEVYIYRLANRQGTRIKKSDLMGSSFSSDVLP; this is encoded by the coding sequence TTGACTAAGCCTCCGACAACAGAAGCATCCTTACCGAAGGGCGTTACCGATTTCCTCCCCGAAAAGGCGGACAAAATCGGTTATATTGAAAGCAAGATTCGCAAAGTCTTCGAATTGTGGGGATTTCGCCGGATCATCACCCCCCTGCTGGAATTTCAACATGTCATGGCAGCCGGGCTCGGCGAAGAACTCAAGGAAAAAACCTTTCGCTTTGATGATCGGCACACCGGCAAGTTGCTCGCCATCCCTTCGGATATCACCCCACAGGTAGCACGAATCGTTGCTACACGGATGAAAGGATATCCGTTACCCCATCGCCTTTATTATAACGGGCGGGTCCTGCGACACGCTGAGCTCCAATCCGGACGCAGCCGCGAAATTTTTCAAGCTGGTGTCGAACTTATCGGCCTTGATTCACCTGAAGCCGACGCCGAAATGGTGGCAATGGCTGTCGAAGTCTTACGGAGTCTCGGTTTCGAGGACTTTAAAATCGACTTGGGTCATGTCGGTTTCTTTCGGGGCATCATGAGCGCTTCAGGGCTAGGTTCCACCTCATCGCTGCACCAGTTACTTGAAGCTATCAGCAAGAAAGATGCTTCCGCGGTGCGAGCGTTGCTCGACACGGAGCAACTGCCAGATTCCGTCAAAGAAGAACTCAGCGCCCTGCCAAGACTTTTCGGTGGCCGGGAGGTATTGGCAACAGCGCAGCGCGTGGCCACCAACGATGCTTCCCGGCAGGCTCTCGACAACATTGCCAGAGTACTCGACATCCTCGACATCCACGGCATCAGCAAATATCTCACTATCGACCTGGGTGAGATCAGAGGTCTTTATTATCATAGCGGTCTTACCTTCGAAGGCTTTGTTGCGGGACTGGGAGAGGCCGCCTGCAGTGGGGGCCGCTACGACAACCTCACTGCTCGTTACGGCTTCCCTGCGCCAGCTACCGGTTTTGCCTTCAACATCTTGTCACTGTTGAGTGCCCTGGAAAAACAGCCTGATGTTGAGGCGAGCAAAACGCGCGACTTCCTCATTTTCAATATGATGCCCGATTTGCGCGAAGCGCTCGCAATAGCTCAGCATCTCCGCACCTTGGGTTACTCAACGGCACGCGACATTATTCACCGGGATCTCGAAGCATCTCTCGATTATGCACGGCGGATGAACATTCTTCGCGTACTAGTCATTGGCGGCGACCTCTGCGCCGATGACGAAGTTTACATTTACCGCCTGGCCAACAGACAGGGAACTAGAATCAAGAAGTCCGATCTCATGGGGAGTTCATTCTCCTCCGACGTTCTTCCCTGA
- a CDS encoding acyl-CoA mutase large subunit family protein yields MSIDDSKKAWQETVVQKNITKTPERKAEFSTTSAIEIERCFTPGFDYPGYDETIGFPGQFPFTRGVQPTMYRGRFWTMRQYAGFGTARESNERYKYLLQAGQTGLSVAFDLPTQMGYDSDHSMSQGEVGKVGVAIDSLADMEILFDGIPLERVSTSMTINSTAAILLAMYIAVAEKQGVSPDKISGTIQNDILKEYMARGTYIYPPKESMRIITDIFAYCKDNVPKWNTISISGYHIREAGSSAAQEVAFTLADGIAYVEAAIKAGLAVDDFAPRLAFFFNAHNNLLEEVAKFRAARRMWAKIMKERFGAKDPRSMMLRFHTQTAGCTLTAQQPDNNIMRVTIQALAAVLGGTQSLHTNSRDEALALPTEDSVRIALRTQQVLAYESGVADSVDPLAGSFMVEALTDQIEQAAFTYIEKIDKLGGAVEAISRGFQQKEIQDSAYAYQRAIETNELVIVGVNKFTIENEPQPELLKIKEEVELAQKTALAELKQRRNDSEVRSALQALETAAKGTDNLMPPILNAVKAYASLGEIADVLRNVFGVHRETVVL; encoded by the coding sequence ATGAGCATTGACGACAGCAAGAAGGCTTGGCAGGAGACGGTCGTTCAGAAAAACATTACCAAAACGCCTGAACGCAAAGCCGAATTTTCCACCACTTCCGCGATCGAAATCGAGCGGTGCTTCACGCCGGGCTTCGACTATCCGGGATACGATGAAACAATCGGCTTTCCCGGGCAGTTTCCTTTCACACGGGGAGTTCAGCCGACCATGTATCGTGGCCGGTTCTGGACCATGCGCCAGTACGCCGGCTTCGGTACGGCACGGGAGTCCAACGAGCGCTACAAATACCTCCTCCAGGCGGGTCAGACCGGCCTTTCCGTCGCCTTCGACCTGCCAACGCAGATGGGCTACGATTCGGATCACAGCATGAGTCAGGGGGAAGTCGGCAAGGTCGGCGTAGCCATCGACTCGCTGGCAGACATGGAGATTCTTTTTGACGGGATTCCGTTGGAGCGTGTCTCCACCTCGATGACCATCAATTCGACCGCAGCGATTCTCCTCGCCATGTACATTGCAGTGGCTGAAAAACAAGGCGTATCCCCGGACAAGATTTCCGGCACTATTCAGAACGATATTCTCAAGGAATACATGGCCCGGGGAACATACATCTATCCCCCCAAGGAGTCCATGCGGATCATCACCGACATCTTCGCCTACTGCAAGGATAACGTCCCGAAGTGGAATACCATCAGTATTTCCGGCTACCACATCCGCGAAGCCGGCTCCAGTGCCGCCCAGGAAGTCGCCTTTACGCTTGCCGACGGTATCGCCTATGTCGAAGCAGCGATAAAAGCAGGACTCGCGGTTGACGATTTCGCGCCCCGACTTGCTTTCTTCTTCAACGCCCACAACAACCTTCTTGAGGAAGTGGCGAAATTCCGTGCCGCCCGCCGCATGTGGGCCAAAATCATGAAAGAACGGTTTGGCGCCAAAGATCCGCGGTCGATGATGCTCCGCTTCCATACCCAGACTGCCGGCTGCACCCTCACCGCCCAACAGCCGGACAACAATATTATGCGTGTCACCATTCAGGCTTTGGCAGCCGTACTCGGCGGGACCCAATCGCTGCATACCAACTCCCGGGACGAGGCGCTTGCCCTGCCGACCGAAGATTCGGTACGGATCGCCCTTCGTACCCAGCAGGTTCTGGCATACGAATCCGGCGTTGCCGATTCCGTTGACCCGCTTGCCGGCAGTTTCATGGTTGAGGCCCTTACCGATCAGATCGAGCAGGCCGCCTTCACTTACATCGAGAAAATCGATAAGCTTGGCGGGGCAGTCGAAGCAATTTCCCGCGGCTTCCAGCAAAAAGAGATCCAGGATTCAGCCTATGCTTACCAACGGGCGATCGAAACAAATGAACTGGTTATTGTCGGCGTCAACAAGTTCACTATCGAAAATGAACCGCAGCCAGAGTTGCTGAAAATCAAGGAAGAGGTAGAATTGGCCCAGAAAACGGCCTTGGCTGAACTGAAACAGCGGCGGAATGACAGTGAGGTCCGGTCAGCACTACAAGCACTTGAAACTGCCGCGAAAGGAACTGACAACCTCATGCCGCCGATCCTGAATGCGGTTAAGGCGTATGCCTCTTTAGGAGAAATTGCCGATGTCCTCCGTAACGTTTTCGGGGTGCATCGAGAGACCGTCGTTTTATAA
- a CDS encoding histidine kinase, whose protein sequence is MRKRVLAVAAAGALTVATAVPALALENEFHGLFRVFGTISNYNDGGSGALLPDQISDGNGKDPKTKSFVEQRARLMYIAKANDDLKLVTHFEIDSRWGDNSYTTSRNMGGAVGADTTNLETKNVYLDFNIPSTPLNFKVGIQPITDSYKGIFINADAAAVIATARLGDGSILAGFSRLDDADTFTIGSAASRSATTPGKATRDLYLLDGKYNITKDLKVGASYYVLTADQNSTNLNFTMHTLGVNGEYKFNPVTVDGFLLYQIGRTDGADKYDFGGWAANLTAKAKLGPGTLKASFLYASGEQNSDNEDSSYVGVTNETSKANGKHSFYESDMMIMFRNKWNVTGDRAIVYNVKNVIGGFVGYNAPITSKLFANANVGFVAADKNNDNYGATTSGDAKHDSQYLGTELNAEVGYKVYDNLTASLQGAYVFLGDYFKRTAANGQDPRDPYETRIMLNYAF, encoded by the coding sequence ATGAGAAAAAGAGTTTTGGCTGTAGCCGCCGCCGGCGCCCTGACGGTGGCCACCGCGGTTCCGGCCCTGGCGCTGGAAAATGAGTTTCACGGCTTGTTCCGGGTTTTCGGAACGATCTCGAACTACAATGATGGTGGTTCCGGAGCACTGCTTCCCGACCAAATCAGCGACGGCAACGGGAAAGACCCCAAAACAAAGAGCTTCGTCGAGCAACGTGCCCGGCTCATGTACATTGCCAAGGCCAACGACGACCTGAAGCTGGTGACCCACTTCGAGATCGACTCCCGCTGGGGTGACAACTCCTACACGACATCCCGCAACATGGGTGGTGCAGTCGGTGCCGACACCACCAACCTTGAAACCAAGAACGTCTATCTTGACTTCAACATCCCCTCCACTCCCTTGAATTTCAAGGTCGGCATACAGCCAATCACCGACTCTTACAAAGGGATCTTCATCAATGCCGACGCCGCGGCGGTCATCGCCACCGCCAGGCTTGGCGATGGTTCGATTTTGGCAGGGTTCTCACGCCTTGACGATGCCGACACATTCACCATCGGCTCGGCGGCCAGCCGCTCAGCGACCACTCCCGGCAAGGCCACCCGCGACCTCTATCTTTTGGACGGCAAGTACAACATCACCAAAGACCTGAAAGTGGGTGCATCCTACTATGTCTTGACTGCCGACCAGAATTCCACCAACCTCAACTTCACCATGCACACCCTCGGGGTGAACGGCGAGTACAAATTCAACCCGGTTACCGTGGATGGCTTCCTGCTCTACCAGATCGGCCGCACCGACGGCGCCGACAAGTATGACTTCGGGGGCTGGGCTGCTAACCTCACAGCCAAGGCAAAGCTGGGCCCCGGCACCCTCAAGGCATCCTTCCTTTATGCCTCCGGCGAGCAGAACAGTGACAACGAAGACTCCTCATACGTAGGCGTGACCAACGAAACATCCAAGGCCAACGGTAAGCACAGCTTCTATGAGTCCGACATGATGATCATGTTCCGCAACAAGTGGAACGTTACCGGTGACCGCGCCATTGTCTACAATGTCAAGAACGTCATCGGCGGTTTTGTCGGCTACAATGCACCGATTACCAGCAAACTGTTCGCTAATGCCAATGTCGGCTTTGTTGCCGCCGACAAAAACAACGACAATTATGGCGCAACGACGTCCGGCGACGCCAAGCACGACAGCCAGTACCTCGGCACCGAGCTCAACGCCGAAGTCGGCTACAAAGTGTACGACAACCTGACCGCCAGCCTTCAGGGCGCCTACGTTTTCCTCGGCGATTATTTCAAGCGCACTGCGGCTAATGGCCAGGATCCCCGCGACCCCTACGAAACCAGAATCATGCTGAACTACGCATTCTAG
- a CDS encoding FG-GAP repeat domain-containing protein — protein sequence MKRIFGHFIAVALLVLVAHGAQATPLRAFVSEFAVTGAANKDELKTTLQTLLASRLNGDTLVSVDSPVSADIVVKGSYIVFGKVFSLDVVARDRSGKVIARSFQQGESQDEMIPALTKLGHDLAAEIAGKGLQGSPEHTTVATVPAAPSTAPPATDIVHRDTVPATDIIKPEEVTRTTSGGWVSQRLTGSLSGMAPGRQLPDGSRELYISDEHNLRLYHQGNAVKLIAEVTFPPQQKVLSIDAADLDGDGTPEIYLTIMDGESLSSQVWIATDSALKQVAANLPYYFRAIALDGLKTKIYAQQMSTDKDFYGDVYELVKNGTKYELKNPIKLPRFGYLYNFNRFRDAAGNTYYLVLNSDEYLIVYSNSGEELWRSSDKFGGSEMYFKREDMANIRTTGDQYRWIFLEQRITVTPDGTIIVPQNTGTFVIGNSRAYRKSSLFAFAWNGSALDEKWHTRQSQNYLADYYYDTASKELVLLEVVKNEGLFSSGASVIAVKKVQ from the coding sequence ATGAAACGGATTTTCGGTCACTTTATCGCGGTCGCCCTGCTGGTTCTTGTGGCGCATGGAGCCCAGGCCACGCCACTCAGAGCCTTCGTTTCCGAGTTCGCAGTCACTGGAGCGGCCAACAAAGATGAATTAAAGACCACACTCCAAACCCTTCTCGCCTCACGCTTAAATGGCGACACGCTGGTCTCCGTTGACTCACCAGTCAGCGCCGACATTGTTGTCAAGGGAAGTTACATCGTCTTCGGTAAAGTCTTTAGTCTGGATGTGGTCGCCAGAGACCGGTCAGGAAAAGTAATCGCCCGTTCGTTCCAACAGGGCGAAAGCCAAGATGAAATGATCCCCGCGCTCACGAAACTGGGGCATGACCTGGCAGCCGAAATCGCCGGCAAAGGCCTACAGGGGAGCCCCGAACATACTACTGTTGCTACGGTACCTGCTGCCCCCTCCACCGCTCCGCCGGCAACCGACATCGTTCATCGTGACACGGTACCCGCAACCGACATCATCAAACCGGAAGAAGTTACTCGTACTACCAGCGGCGGCTGGGTCAGCCAGCGGTTGACCGGTTCACTCAGCGGGATGGCGCCTGGCCGGCAATTACCCGATGGTTCACGCGAACTGTACATTTCCGACGAGCACAATCTCCGGCTTTATCATCAAGGGAATGCCGTCAAGCTGATCGCTGAAGTTACGTTCCCCCCCCAGCAAAAAGTCCTTTCGATCGACGCCGCCGATCTTGATGGCGATGGGACGCCTGAAATTTATCTGACGATCATGGATGGCGAATCGCTTTCTTCACAAGTCTGGATCGCGACCGATAGCGCACTTAAGCAGGTTGCAGCCAATTTACCCTATTACTTCAGGGCAATCGCTCTTGATGGTTTAAAAACCAAGATCTACGCCCAGCAGATGAGCACCGACAAAGATTTCTACGGCGACGTCTACGAACTGGTCAAAAACGGCACCAAATACGAGCTGAAAAATCCCATCAAATTGCCCCGGTTTGGCTATCTTTACAATTTCAACCGGTTCCGTGATGCCGCTGGAAACACTTATTATCTGGTGCTGAACAGTGACGAATACCTGATCGTCTACTCGAATTCCGGGGAAGAGTTATGGCGCAGTAGCGACAAATTTGGCGGCAGCGAAATGTATTTCAAACGGGAAGACATGGCCAATATCCGCACTACCGGTGACCAATACCGCTGGATTTTCCTGGAACAGCGCATCACGGTCACCCCGGACGGCACAATTATCGTACCGCAGAACACCGGAACTTTCGTTATTGGCAACAGTCGAGCATATAGGAAGAGCTCTCTTTTTGCGTTTGCCTGGAACGGGTCTGCCCTTGATGAGAAATGGCATACCCGTCAGAGCCAGAACTATCTGGCCGACTATTACTACGACACGGCCAGCAAAGAATTGGTTCTTCTTGAGGTTGTCAAGAATGAGGGCTTGTTCAGCAGCGGAGCAAGCGTGATTGCCGTCAAAAAGGTCCAGTGA
- the mce gene encoding methylmalonyl-CoA epimerase codes for MLTKINHLGIAVPSLSEAIPFYRDHLGMTFQGTDEVAEQQVRVAFFQIGESKIELLEPTGPESPIAKFIAKNGAGIHHVAYEVDDLVEALRKLESEGVRMIDRTPRTGAHGTLIAFIHPKASGGVLTELCQLAH; via the coding sequence ATGTTAACTAAAATCAACCATCTCGGCATCGCCGTACCCTCACTCAGCGAAGCAATCCCCTTTTATCGCGACCACTTGGGCATGACATTCCAGGGGACCGATGAAGTCGCCGAGCAACAAGTTCGTGTCGCCTTTTTCCAGATCGGTGAATCCAAGATCGAACTGCTCGAACCGACCGGCCCGGAAAGCCCGATTGCCAAATTCATCGCTAAAAACGGCGCCGGAATTCATCATGTCGCCTATGAAGTCGACGATCTTGTCGAAGCTCTTCGCAAGCTCGAAAGCGAGGGGGTGCGGATGATCGACCGTACGCCGAGAACCGGTGCGCACGGCACTTTAATCGCCTTCATTCACCCCAAGGCAAGTGGCGGCGTGCTTACCGAGCTTTGTCAGCTTGCCCATTAA
- a CDS encoding biotin/lipoyl-containing protein: MTQTADYYTNNPLIHKDRCLSQSPSEWVRSFSCEDLKPLIVCRGPIRKEAMDVYEEMGISHYGILLSEKDSIVYTNALAPELRQLTDPNRVHRVPDYTGASKEERVERIHQIIQIAIDNGYDSIFAGYGFMAEDEEFVAAIEKAGLKFIGPCAATQANAGKKDEAKRTALSVNVSVTPGIDNVTARTLLKKYPSRDKLLALVQAEGLACDKAVLADQKLPLEDLADQILYASYEKGIDLFSIEELCAQVQAEVAEMFKKYPQSRVRLKAIGGGGGKGQRILGAALLTVKNADDKLIQQAAADAPGLVREILNEVKANGVGDNKNVLIELNIEQTRHNEIQLLGNGQWCISLGGRDCSLQMHEQKLLEVSSTQEGLLAAIANAKTAGRKAEVKALESDLKVLQRMEEEAARFGEAVGLDSASTFECIVDRDRHYFMEVNTRIQVEHRVTELCYSLKFTNPKDKKDFFVVDSLVEAMALLAQHKERLPKPERIVRFNAAVEARLNATDASLSPHAGGMIRYWSKPIQDEIRDDQGISLVNPDTGLFMKYKVAGAYDSNIALLITHGEERQNSFEYLSQIIRSTTLRGTDLATNLEFHYGLVNWFIGNNVNAKPTTRFVVPYLTLVGMLKEEANKLDPVFAFVQMKKHYAKLITEQYADQPEQLGSALKAMSEVLDRKGTLIIRPMERLLEDPHLLSGWLSVHHKNFRIDNGKVVWLRNPLGVLNDTYEYLHMSHRPHKPAAEIIWDHDNELLQRSLRFSRALREKFGLQRDEYFKLNEILHNEEPPAGFSAAEWEQIRSSHFGYEAGLELLGMLFLVGINAKFWDLRVEDDLEITIPEHLTDPDLQARMKKILVPPPATKADEIVAVCGGMYYAQEAPGMPAFVAEGMHFEKGQPLYIIEVMKMFNKITAPFSGTIDKILIQGGDGTIVQKGQPLFKVTPDEKFVEVDPKEIERAKRERTGEYLKAVL; encoded by the coding sequence ATGACACAGACTGCTGATTACTACACGAATAATCCGCTGATCCACAAGGACCGCTGCTTGAGCCAATCGCCTTCGGAATGGGTCCGTTCCTTTTCCTGCGAGGATCTCAAGCCGCTGATTGTCTGCCGCGGGCCGATCCGGAAAGAAGCGATGGATGTCTACGAAGAGATGGGCATCAGCCATTATGGCATCCTGTTGTCCGAAAAGGATTCGATCGTCTACACAAACGCCCTGGCGCCCGAACTGCGGCAACTGACCGATCCCAACCGGGTGCATCGAGTTCCCGATTACACCGGGGCCTCGAAAGAAGAGCGGGTCGAGCGCATTCATCAGATCATCCAGATTGCCATTGATAACGGCTATGACTCCATCTTTGCCGGCTACGGTTTCATGGCGGAGGATGAGGAATTTGTCGCCGCCATCGAAAAAGCGGGCCTGAAATTCATCGGCCCCTGTGCCGCCACCCAAGCCAATGCCGGGAAGAAAGACGAAGCCAAGCGAACCGCCCTGAGCGTCAACGTCAGCGTTACGCCGGGGATCGACAACGTCACCGCCCGGACGCTGCTGAAGAAGTACCCTTCCCGTGACAAGTTGCTGGCACTTGTCCAGGCCGAGGGACTTGCCTGCGATAAAGCCGTCCTCGCTGATCAGAAACTGCCCCTCGAAGACTTGGCCGACCAGATTCTCTATGCCTCGTACGAAAAGGGGATCGATCTCTTTTCCATCGAGGAGCTTTGCGCCCAGGTCCAGGCGGAAGTGGCCGAGATGTTCAAGAAATATCCGCAGAGCCGCGTTCGGCTGAAAGCGATCGGCGGCGGCGGCGGCAAAGGCCAGCGGATTCTCGGCGCGGCACTGCTCACCGTCAAGAACGCCGACGACAAGCTGATCCAGCAGGCTGCCGCCGACGCACCGGGCCTGGTACGGGAAATCCTCAACGAAGTCAAGGCAAACGGGGTCGGCGACAACAAGAACGTTCTGATCGAGTTGAACATCGAGCAGACCCGGCACAACGAGATCCAGCTGCTCGGCAACGGCCAGTGGTGTATTTCGCTCGGCGGCCGTGACTGTTCGCTCCAGATGCACGAGCAGAAACTGCTGGAAGTTTCCTCCACCCAGGAGGGGCTGCTGGCCGCCATTGCCAATGCCAAGACAGCCGGCCGAAAGGCCGAAGTCAAGGCACTGGAAAGCGACCTGAAGGTCCTGCAGCGGATGGAAGAAGAGGCGGCCCGTTTCGGTGAAGCGGTCGGGCTCGATTCGGCCTCCACCTTCGAGTGTATCGTCGACCGAGATCGTCACTACTTCATGGAGGTCAACACTCGAATCCAGGTTGAGCACCGCGTTACCGAGCTTTGCTATAGCCTGAAATTCACCAACCCGAAGGACAAGAAGGATTTCTTTGTTGTCGACTCGCTCGTCGAGGCCATGGCACTGCTGGCACAGCACAAGGAACGGTTGCCGAAGCCGGAGCGGATCGTCCGGTTCAACGCCGCCGTCGAAGCCCGGCTCAACGCCACCGACGCCTCTCTCTCGCCCCATGCCGGCGGGATGATCCGCTACTGGTCGAAACCGATCCAGGACGAGATTCGCGACGATCAGGGAATCAGCCTCGTTAACCCTGATACCGGCTTGTTCATGAAGTACAAAGTCGCCGGCGCCTATGACTCCAATATCGCCCTCTTGATCACCCACGGCGAAGAGCGGCAAAACAGCTTCGAATACCTTTCCCAGATCATCCGCAGCACTACCCTGCGCGGCACCGACCTGGCCACCAATCTGGAATTCCACTACGGGCTGGTCAATTGGTTCATCGGCAATAACGTCAACGCCAAACCGACCACCCGCTTTGTTGTCCCCTACCTTACCCTGGTTGGCATGCTGAAAGAAGAGGCCAACAAGCTTGATCCGGTGTTTGCCTTCGTCCAGATGAAAAAGCACTACGCCAAGCTGATTACCGAACAGTATGCCGATCAGCCCGAGCAGCTCGGCAGCGCTCTCAAGGCAATGTCGGAGGTTCTTGATCGCAAGGGGACCCTGATCATTCGCCCGATGGAGCGGCTTCTCGAGGATCCGCACCTGCTATCCGGCTGGCTCAGCGTGCACCACAAGAATTTCCGCATCGACAACGGCAAAGTCGTTTGGCTGCGAAATCCACTTGGGGTGCTTAACGATACATACGAGTACCTCCACATGTCGCATCGGCCCCACAAACCGGCAGCGGAAATCATCTGGGATCACGATAATGAGCTGCTACAGCGCTCCCTCCGTTTTTCCCGGGCATTGCGTGAGAAATTCGGCCTGCAGCGCGACGAATACTTCAAACTGAACGAAATCCTCCACAACGAAGAGCCGCCCGCCGGATTCAGCGCGGCGGAATGGGAGCAGATCCGTTCTTCCCACTTCGGCTACGAAGCGGGGCTGGAACTGCTCGGCATGCTCTTCCTTGTCGGCATCAACGCCAAATTCTGGGATCTGCGGGTCGAGGACGACCTTGAAATCACTATCCCTGAGCACCTGACCGATCCCGACCTGCAGGCAAGAATGAAAAAAATCCTTGTCCCGCCGCCGGCGACCAAAGCCGACGAGATCGTTGCCGTCTGCGGTGGCATGTACTATGCCCAGGAAGCTCCCGGGATGCCCGCCTTCGTTGCCGAAGGGATGCATTTCGAGAAGGGACAACCGCTCTACATCATCGAAGTCATGAAGATGTTCAACAAGATCACCGCACCGTTCTCAGGCACCATTGACAAGATTCTGATTCAGGGTGGCGACGGCACGATCGTCCAGAAAGGACAGCCGCTCTTCAAGGTTACGCCCGACGAGAAATTTGTCGAAGTGGATCCGAAGGAAATCGAACGAGCCAAACGGGAACGGACCGGCGAATACCTGAAGGCAGTCCTGTAA